In Kiritimatiellia bacterium, the genomic window GAACTCCTCGGCGAAACGTCCGTGGCGGCGCTTTCCGGCCCCAGCCTGGCCGCCGAGGTCGCGCGCGGCGTCCCCGCGGCCGTGACCCTGGCGTGCGCCGACACGGACCGGGCCGCCGCCCTGCAGCAACTGTTCAACGGGCCGCGGTTCCGCGTCTACACGTCGGACGACGTGATCGGCGTGGAACTCGGCGGCGCGCTGAAGAACGTCATCGCCATCGCGGCGGGCGTGTGCGACGGGATCGGGTTCGGCGACAACGCCAAGGCGGCGCTGATCACCCGCGGCCTGGCGGAGATCGCGCGCCTGGGCGTCGCGATGGGGGCGCACCCGCAGACCTTCGCGGGCTTGAGCGGGCTGGGCGATCTGGTCGTGACCTGCGCCAGCCGGTTGAGCCGCAACCGCGGCGTGGGCGAGCGGTTGGGCCGCGGCGAATCCATGGAGGCCATCCTGCAGGGCATGCAGCAGGTGGCCGAGGGCGTCTGGACCTGTGGCGCGGCCCGGGACCTCGCCCGGACGAAGAACGTGGAAGTGCCTATCACGGAAGAGGTTTGCGCGGTCGTCCACGGAGGCAAGAGTCCCCGTCGGGCCGTCGAGGACCTCATGAGCCGCGATCCCCGGCCGGAGCGCGAGTAGAAAAACGCGCGATCGCGCTGCTTTTTCTCTTGCCTGCCGGAACGGTTAAGCCTATTTTGCGCAGACATTTCAGTCCGGAGTAATCCTTGTCAGAAGCCAGTCCAAAAAGGAGAAGTGCAATGAACCGGGTTAATCGTTTTAACATCTTGGCGGTGTGCCTGCTTGGCATGCTGTGTGGTTTCTGTGCGCCCGCGCGGGCGGCGGTGGTTGCGGATGACACCGGCGACAACTACGGGGCCGGCTGGACCGATGGCTCCAACGGCGGAACCGGGTTCGGGGCGTGGGCGCTCTCGACCAGCGGCAACGCCGCGTACGGCCTCGGGAATCCGGCGGACTCGGGCATCACCGGCATGGCGACCAATTCCTTCCGCATGAGCGGCACCAACGGCTACGTGGATGCGAACCGGGCCTTTGCCGCTCCGCTCAACATCGGCGACACCTTCAGCCTGCAGTGGGGCAACAACTGGGACACGGGCAGCACGAATAGCGCGAACAAGGGGATCAACCTCTACGCGGGCGGCTACAACGGCACGCAGTTGATCAACATCAACATGCCCAACAACGAAGACATCAGCATCAATGGCTCGCCCATGTTTGTAAACTACGGCACGGCGGCCATCACGGTCTACTTCCAGTACGTGGCCGCGGCGACGCTGCGGGTCTACGGCGTCGGCCGCGACGGGGTGGAGACGTACGACCAGAACTTCACGATCGGCGGCGCGCCGGACGCGTTCCGTCTCTACGCCGGCAACATGGACCCCGAAGTGGAGCGGTATCCGTACGCCAACAATTTCCACATTGAAGCCAGCGACGCGCCGATCATGACGCTCGTCGGCCGCACGGCCATGCCGGCGAATTTCACCAACGCGCTCACGGTCACGCGCAACGGCTCGACGGCGGTCGCGCTGGACGTCAGGGCGTGGAGCGGCGACGAAGCCGTGGCCGCGGTGGACACCAACGTGACGATCGAGATCGGCAGCAACTCGGCGCCCGTCGAGCTCGTCGGCGTGGACACGGGCACGGCGCTGATCCAGGCCACGGCGGCCGGATTCCCGACGGCCGCGCTCTCCGTGGCGGTCTTCGACGTGGCCTACGACGATTCCTCCTACTATCCCTCGGGCGGCTGGAGCAACGGCGCGAACCAGGGCAGCGGCTTCGCGGCCTGGATCCTCACCAACAACAACGGCGAGGGCGTGGGGTTCACCAACTACGCCGGCAGCTTCATCGGCAATTCCACCGCCGACGGCGGCGGCAACGTCAACGCCCAGCCCACGGGCGACGCGTTCGGTCTCTACGCCAACCAGGTTGGGACGGGCGGGGATCCCCTGTCGCAGGCCATCCGGCCTTTCTCGGCGGAACTGGCGGCGGGCCACACGCTCTCCGTGGACCTGGGCGTCAACTTCCGCGACGGCGCCAAGGGCGTCATGATCCAGAGCGGCGACACGTGGCTGTTCGAGGTCGCGGTCGTCGGCGACGATTACGTCTACCAGAACCACGGCGGCGGCGGCGCGCAGACCAGCCTGGGCTGGACCTACGAGGCGAACACCTCGATCCGCGTGGAGGTGGCGCGCAAGACGTCGTTCCTGTACGACGTCAGCATCATCCGCGGCGGGACGCAGGCCGCGACGAACAAGCTCACCGGCGTGAACCTCGGCGGCGCGCCGGACCGCGTCCGGTTCTACAACTTCAACACCGCGGGCGGCGGCGGCAACAACCTGTTCTTCAACCGGTTGGCGATCTGGAGCGGCGCGGAGACCCCGGTCCTGTCCCTCGCGGGGCAGGAGGGCATGGTGGTGAACCATACCAACAAGCTCACGGTCAGCCGCACGGGCTCGACCGACCTGGAAGTGGAGGTGACCCTGGTCAGCGACAACACGGGCGCGGTGACCGTGGAGACGCCGGTGACGCTCGGGACCGGCGAGACGACCGCGACGGCGGACGTGGTCGGCGCGGGCCGCGGCCAGGCGACCATCACCGCCTCCGCCACCGGCTTCACGGACGTGACGGCGGATATCGAAGTCTACGACCTGGCCTACGATTCCTCGTCCTACTACGGGCCGGGGACGTTTACCAATGACGCCAACGGCGGCGCCGGGCTCAATGCGTGGGTCATCAGCCACAACGACGGCCCGCACGACGGCTATACCAATTTCGCCGGCGCCTTCCTCGGCGACTCCACCGCCTCCGGCGGCGGCGACGTCAACTCGGTCTCCAATAACGCCTTCGGTCTCTATGCCAACCAGGCCGGCGAAGACACGGGGACCAACGAGCCGATGGTGGAGGCCACCCGCGGGTTCACGGCGCTCGCCATGGGCCAGAGCCTGACCGTGGACCTGGGTGTGAACTTCCGCAACGGGGCGAAGGGCATGATGCTCCAGAGCGACGGCACCTGGCTGTTCGAGGTGGTCGTCACCGCGGACCAGTACGCGTGGCAGAATCACGCGCTCGGTGGGACCTTGCAGGACCTGGG contains:
- a CDS encoding NAD(P)-dependent glycerol-3-phosphate dehydrogenase, with amino-acid sequence MKVTVIGDGGWGTALALVLAGNGHAVTVWGPFPEYIRAIRDRAENPAFLPGVPLPPAIRWTAAMDEAAADAEAVVLATPSRYFRATVSSLAPFLPAPRPPIVSVTKGLDERTLRRMTEVTGELLGETSVAALSGPSLAAEVARGVPAAVTLACADTDRAAALQQLFNGPRFRVYTSDDVIGVELGGALKNVIAIAAGVCDGIGFGDNAKAALITRGLAEIARLGVAMGAHPQTFAGLSGLGDLVVTCASRLSRNRGVGERLGRGESMEAILQGMQQVAEGVWTCGAARDLARTKNVEVPITEEVCAVVHGGKSPRRAVEDLMSRDPRPERE